The Glycine max cultivar Williams 82 chromosome 3, Glycine_max_v4.0, whole genome shotgun sequence sequence tgaaGTTCTGAATACATACCAAGGGCACAGACAATTTGTCATGATGCCACAATTCAGTTATGCCCTCAGGCAATTGAGCCATCTGAAAGGTGAAAGACAAGGAAAGATCAATATTAATGAATTACACACTACAAAATGTAATGACATAGTATATTGTGTGCAATGCAAGCTGAGAAAGCAGATTGACGGTTGCAGACACAAAAGGAAGAAATATTGGAATCAAAATATACATGGCTATACAATCTTATTAGTGTGTTTCTCATTGCctcatcccccccccccccccccccccaaatatAAAGCAAAGCAGAAtcagtattttaaaaaactttccTGAAAATATGAACCGCTCTGAGAGACTTGTTCTAGGCTGCGGCAATGTTAAGGATTGGACCTTCTTAAAAAGTTAATGATCTAGTCATTTGTGAGCATGAGCATGAAAATTATATTCACAAGTCATGGTCTCAAACGTTCCTACCAATGAAACAATTGTTGGGTACATTCCTAAGTTATGGTACAACCATATTAAAGAAGCACGCTATAATTCTCACCCTCTCCTCCCATTTGCTAGACAACTGAAATCAAACAAGTGCTTTATTCAACCACAAAATGAtgcattataattaaaaacttaaactcAAGAAAGATAGttagctttttttttgtataaataatcAATAACCAGTGGTAGAGAGTCCTGCACAATGTAGCATTTGAGCCAGTATAAAAGTACTTGTGGGGAGTGAAAGCCTCGGTATCCAAAATGAAGATTAGTCTCACACCCGAAATGTGTAGGGGAAACATCAAAAGTTCCCAAAAACAACCTACATTTTCTGAAGTAAATTACCTCATTTCGGTCACCAGTACACTGATCACCAATAATATGCCTGAGAtattcttcaaattcttcatcAGGAGCCTACATCAAAACCAAATCAACAAACAATAATGATATAGAGATTCCAGGAAGAtgagaaaaagtgaaaaaaagctGAAATAACAGAGAGAAATTGAGATGCAATCTGAACTGATTGTGTTATTATTTTCAGATATAATGAACTTAGggcaattaaaataattaaaatatatagagaGTTAAGCTATCCCTCTTCAACAGAACCAACAACACCATAACCGAATGCTGTTGACAGCACATGTTGGGCAGTTAACTACTAACAACAGAAGTATTAACTACACTTGTAGAAGACTAACTACTCTAATTGATATGGATGGACAGAGCATATTTAGGGAATGATTATAGTAGCctcaaatttataaatacagCAATTGAAGTAACGCACCAAACGAACACCAAAAGCTTTTGCAATGCCTGCTATGGTAACATCTGAATGCAGTGGACCTACACCTCCATATATAAATACCTACAAAAAGTAGGCCAGGTAAATATCCTGAAccatcactttatcatcaagaATTCATGCATAGAATAGAATCTAAGCGTGTATCTTACCATATCACTTTTAGATTTTTGTCTCTCAACTTCTTCGGCCACAGAATCTATCTGGTACAGAAGTCACAAACcatgaaattataatattaggTGAAGAATGCCTAAATTAGAGTTTTCATGTGGGTCACTATCAACAGACTCATAATAACACCTTCAGTTGCTGATGTCAGCAAAGCAGAACAGTTTGAATAAACATATGTAGGACTTCTGCAGAAAAGAACTCACATTGTTGTGCACAGCAGAATGTTGTAACACAGACCAACCAATTGAATGCAGCTTCCTACACAAATAAGGTCCCAACAGATCCTCAAGATTGCCAAACCTGAGCTATGGAAcagagtaaagaaaaagagaacatCACCAAGACAGTTAAaggatcataaaaaattaatgagttCACTACACAACATGACATGATagctttttaagaaattaaatttattttcattaaatcttTTCTTTCCTCAAATgattatagaaaaattaaaattgatttctgAGATGTTTACTTTCTTCACATAAAAAAAGGATATTGTTTGTTCAAGATTAATGAAAGAGTGTCTATGTCAACATATAGGAAGAACAGCAAAACGACAACAAGTCATCAATCACACAATCAAGAAATTCAACAATAGTTAAACCATAGCAAATTGATACACCAAAGCTAGAAACCTGGGTAAATAGTCTGATAAAATTGTGAAAATCTCCCAATGGAAAATTATAAAGCAGGGCATACTAATGCTAGTTCATGCAAGATAGAGTTTTCCAATAAATTTCACAAAATCCTACTATCCATGTGATATCGAGGTACTTACAGAATCTCATCTCCCACAGCAATGATTGATGCTGTGAGCATGCTGTTTTTATATGAATCCTGGCTAGTCAGGCCATTGCTCTCTGCAGGAATTTGTCCACCAGTTGAAGTAGATGGCCTTTTAGCCCTCCCTGCCCTCTCTAATCTTCCGTCAGCAAGTAAATATGCAGGTTTGAATTTATTGGAAGAATTGCTAATGCATAATAATGAGTTGGGAACTGTGTCGTATATGCTCCCAATTGAAGTATAACTGCACAAATTCATAAAGAAATAATTGCACACAAAAATCCCCtgaataaatacaaacatctaGAACTTAATGTCAACCATGATGGATCAATTATTAAATTCAGCAATAGAGAACGTATCAGTCAGGTTATTTAGTGAAGTCTTTTTAAATAGTTTGCAAATCATGATCAGATCTTCAtccattttttttcccattGACACCTATTCTGGGGGAAAacttaaacaaaaaaggaaaatatgacAGGCAGAGATAACAATACAGTTCAGCATATTTATTGAGTATTACCCTTGATCATAAAGGCTGCAATAGTTCACCTTGCAAGTTAAAAGGAAGGCCCACACGTCTCTGTATAGAAATATAAACACCATAAGTAAATGAAGCAATTAACATTATGACATTCCAAAAGCATCAATGTAAATAATCATGGAAAAGAACAAACACTATTTTCCAAGTGATGGTGCTCTCAAGTTAAAATGCAAATTGAGGGAAGGAAACCAAATGAATTCCCTGAGTTATTAGGCTCTACTTTCTAAGAAAATTACCCTTTGAAAAATTCTGATTActgcaaaaagaaaattatatttcaagttataagttataacaacAGCCATTGGGCTATATCAAGAAAATAAGGGCCCATTTCCTGTGtttttgtttcctatttttattttctgttttcactttttaattacaaaattgtcactttGTTTTCAATCTGTTTCCTGTTTTCAAAGATTTGTACAGGAAAgattgaaaacatttttttttcatgttttctcTATTTCCTGTACAAATCTTTAAAAATAGgaaacaaattgaaaacaaggttagtgaaaacagaaaatgacaACAAAAGTAAATGGGCCCTATGTTTTCAAAAAATCCATTTAGAGTAAAGTCTTTTTTTGCTATTAACAAGCTACCCCTCACCTTTTACCTGAGGTTTTCTAGTTTTCTctgatttttcatttaaatggcTGACCAAACATGAGAGTCTGTACATTGCCAAATGGTTATAAATCTAAGAGAACTTGTACCAAGGACAAGAAATAACCATAAATCATACAGCTGTCTTCAAAAGGGAAGAGTTTAGATATAAAGAAAAGTatgccaaaaaaataaatcaatttggaAATGAGGTAGTCTATCTATTAGTGGCACTGCTCACACAACTAATAACCACAATATTTTGTCTCCAATACTAATGTTTTAGGGACATGAAACATATCATCCAACGCTAGCAAATATGAGACAGCAGACCTTGTAAGAGTCaaatttattacaaaatgaaaaagatttaCCCACAAATTGGCATCAACCACTAAtgtcttaaagagagaattcaatTCTTTCAGATCTTTATATTGCTTGCTCGTCCAGATAAGAGTTTAAAAGAAAAGCACCAAATATAAGCActggttttaattttatttaattaaaagcaagaaaaagaaacagcATAGAACAAAGAATCAAACCTGTATGACCAATCTAAAATGGGATTCAGCCTCATGAAAGGTGGCCACCCAGGTGAACTAGGGGAGAATTGTTCTTGACCAACCTGTAAGGTAGGAGCACACATGTATGAATATAATATGCCAATAGTCCAGTTTTCATTAAACCATGGTAATTAAATATTGGTTTAAAGAGCAAACACATACAATTTTAAGCTTTTACAGTTTACTAAGGCCATACACTTGATACTTTTTCTCAAAATTGTTTTTGAACGAACATGTTTGAAAATTTCCTGAAGGAAGTAAAGTGGAAAATGAAGATTCTGATAAGTAATTTGACACTCTTCAAATAGATGATTTTTCACATGTGCCCTAATTATCCTCTCCTCAACAGCTTAGAGTAATCTTTTCAGCCATATTCTGGTTATTATTCTGGTGATTTCAAACTAATAGTAAGTTTATACAGAAATTGGGGAACCTAACTTTAGGTTGAATTTGCTCTATGGGAAAATTTTACATTGATTTTGAGCATGCAATAGTGTGGAAAATTGAGATATTTAATGCATGCTGCAATTGTTCCAAAATTGTAGTATTGGCAAATCATAAATTATGCATAATATGTCTAATGATCATATATAGTGAGATTAATGACAATGTTGAGGTATTCAAAGAACATTTAGAAGTTACAATGAGTCAATGACAAGTACcactttatattataataagtaTCATTTTGTCATCGTTTAAGCCATTTTATCTTTACTAGATTGCAAGTTTGCAACTTATTGAGTAATGAGAATGTAGCTAAGCTTTTTCCTTAACATATATCtaagaataattatatatgtgtgtagTTTTTTTAAAGATGTTCGTATATTGTTTGTAAAATCTTCACTTACCGCAGTAGGGTCTCCAATTCGAACTCCAAGGAAGATAGCTCGAATCGGTTTTTCCTTTAGCAAAGCCTCCAAACCAGACTTGAAATCTAAGCTAATGGTGTCAATTTGCAACCCATAGCtgctcaagaaaaaaaatcattagctGCTCTACCTTTAAAGGAGGACAAGCCTCCaagtttaaaaattacaaacaatggTAGAAATTAAGGGAGGAATATATCACCTCTCAATATTATCTAAACTTcaatgacaaataaaaaaaaaaaaaaaaaagtagaaaggaagaagaagcttcaCTCACATGGCAGCAGTATCATAGGTAAATGAGTTGATTTCTGGGAATGCACAAGGACTCTCAAAATATATTGTTCGAATTGGAAAATCTTTTAGATCCCCATTGACACTATTTTGCCCCTTTTTATGCAAGAAATAGCCAGCCCTGAGTATGTGCAACAAAACCTGCATGCCGAAGGTCAATGTCACCATTAACGAGTCCATAGATTCTGATAGATCATAAAAGATTACAGACATTAAAACTTACTGTTGAATCCTTTCCTCCATTGAAACTGAAGGCAACCTCCTCAATACTGTTGGAAGAAATACATTAATACAACAGACATAATAAGACAACTTACATTAACAAGGACAATCAGCATTGAGAAgataaaattgtcataaaagatcataattttttctccattcataatttaaaacaagGTATGACTTATAGCAAATGAATTAGCAAAAAGACACCAAAAAGTAGGGAGACATCACTCTTTGATGTATATGCAGTTGTCCCCAAAACAATCAAATTTCAATCCCCAATTTGGCCATCATCAATGCAAAATAGTCTTCCTATGTAGCTGTAAGAGTTGTTGAGTTATTTGGAATGGGTACCCTGTTAAAAAATCAACAGATGGAGTGCATATCGTCCCTTCTTCATAAACTTACATACAATTATAAATGTCAAAATAAAAGCTATTTCCAGTTTTCAGATAACACCATCGTAAGAATTCTCCAGTGACTTAGACCAAACAGAACATCGTCACAGATCGTTGTTTCCAGATATCACATTTCCAGCAATATTTTCAAGTTAACAGACTCAAACATTTTCAACAAATGCTTGCCCCTAAGACAAAAGCAATCAAGGAAGGAAATTCAATATACCCCATAAACTCATAAAATGGATCCAACATAAATCAACAATAAATCCTCATTGAGCACCTATTCATCTTTCCAGTCAAAACAACATCAAAAATCAAGTCAACACTCCTCATTTTCTGATTTACACTAACCAACAGAAAAGGGGCAAATGAATCCAATTCCTCACACATGAACTCTAAACCTATCTCATAGAAAGGTTCAAGACAACAACCCCACAAATTGCATGTCCCAGTTCATAGGAGACAAAGAACGACTTACGAATACAAAGCCAAAGCTCTCTGAACAACATAGGTAGCGTTGTTGTACTTGGTCTGAAGTCTTCGATCGTCACACTCTCTAATTGCCTTATCGATCTCCATGTTGAAAAGCCTGAGCAAACGAAAAACAGAATCAGAGCAAAAGGGGTTCCGAAAAGATAGCGAATTTAACGTTGTTAAACGAAAAGCAAACATGGGTCGTCGTCAAAATGGTACCTTGTAGCGAATTGGAGAAGGGGGGGAGCAAGGTGTGAGTGTACGACAGTGAAGTGATTGAATAAAGATTGTGGCGTTTTCAAAAGGGGATTGGATGGGAGTGAGAAGACGAGATATatttaagaagaagaagaattggaCATGCAGAATGTGGTTGGTTATTATGTAACAATGAAAAAACGCGCAGAATCtgaacaaaacaacgatggtcTTATCTACGTTGTGTTGTCGCTGCGCACGAAAAATGAAGTGGCCGCTCCAACAGAAATTTAATAAGATAACCGGATCCAGGGGGGGTCACCCTCCTTCGCAGATACAAAGCCTAAGATATTACCCAATTATGCCCCCTAGTGCTTTCGTTATgaatgctttgttttttttttttgttcaaactttcaataaattaaaggTGATTTTCTTCCTCTTTGTACTCTCACCTAAaagctttatttatttaattaatagtttaatttttatgtaaatttaatgtaaaaaataataaatttatcatcatttataaattataataatattctcCGTGTGATTAATTAATACgagattcttttattttaatcaaatgtCTAGATATTTGAATCATGATTATGAAGTTATGTTAAATAAGAATTTTACTATCAATGATCATTTCTAACTTAAACATAATTATCTAATAAAGAATACttgtatcataaaaaaataaaatcatcttatcaatatattaatttgtaaccgaataaaatataaaattcttttgtatttttaatacatgaattatttactattacttttggttataattttttttttaaaaatagatataaaacttatattagtACATGTCATTATAtatgtgaaattaatttatcagtatgttataaaagaaaaaaattaatttaattcattaagATGGACctaataattaaagtttgaatagTTTGCACGTTTCACTTGTTATTctgaaaagtaatataaaattaattataagtaccagtaataattaattataaggattagtataaaaaagtaataattaaacaaatatttaatcttttttaatatgTCAAATCACTATATGAATTTCTATCAACAGACGTGTTGTAGATAATAGAATCCTATTATACGACAAAGattcacaaatatttttcttgccTACCACCCTACCATGTCGAAAGAGATTctgaaataaagaaagaaatatctTCGGATTAAGCAAAAAagggaaatatttatttatttattttcttacaatACTCTGACtatgtttcctttctttttggattGGATGCTTGTGAGGAAGCAATACGGACTTTTTATGTTTGGCCATTTTCATAAGAAAATTGTttgcaattaattaataactaataacgAGTAAAAAAAGGGCCAACATATGTAAAGAAGAAAACACTAGGTAAAGGCCTATTTTTAGGAAGCATTAAAGTGAATTTTCAAGTAAGAAAAcaataattgaatatatttttttagacgcgattgaatcaatttaatataattggtttgtatgtattattttttatcagaataatttcattttttacaacatAATTTCAATGATGTAAAGTCATTTTCAATACTTTTATGATATCTTTCCATTAATCTTCTTATTTATTAGGTGAAAATATCGATTATTGTATGTATTTCAGATaccattttcattctttttttatctatttacttatttattaagatttttttatgtgcttttcttCTGAAAGAGTATTTTTAGGGGTTTTTTCTTACCctcttttctctttcaatttatcattttcaacaTCTTTCATTGTAacttaaattttgatattttttaaaataaattatcattatcaataattaaaaataatgttacatcacaatattaattatttatctaatttaaaatataatttttattttaaaaaaatatatttaatacaaattttaattataattatttaaaatataataaaaaaattatatataagtatatatatatatgtatgtatgtatatacacacacttatatataaatttttcattcgTTAATCTTGTTTATataatcaatcaaattcaaaataaaatttaagcttTTTCAACAAAATGAACTTGAACAATTAAGCTCATTTATTAGCGTTGATTTAGGGTTTACTGGATTTAGGTTGCAACAAGggaacttcaaagttcaaaattTGGACTAGTCATCGTCTATAAATAATTGGTCATGACAAAGGTTACAAGATGCACGCTCTTCGTGTAACATACTCCATGCTTTATTATGCTTTTAGACCAATAACTCCGGTCTCTtatacaacaataacaacaactatGTTcacctcttttcttttcttttttttctatttcacaGTTCTTATTATATCACatcaattatcatattttttaacttcctttttcttcgtttatttttcttttctgtttctaCCTCCTATTTCCTACACCCAACTATAAGGTATGTATCTACCACTTTTTTGTTCCACAAACGCATTTCTCAAGCCCGACATTTCAACTTAGTAAACAGTAAAAAAGATTATAACAATGTTATCCTAACTCCTAAAAGGTGCATAAGGAAAAGGGGATGGAAAAGTGGATTATACGGAAAGCAACGAGACATTCCACATATAGTTTTTTCATGATTTAGATTGCTCTTTTAAACTAGGAAAGCTCACACGAATATTCCAAGATCCAAGTTAGAACAATTGAGTATATTAATGGTGTTAAGTGAAACaaaatattgtttaatattttatgattatgataTAAGGAAAAATGAAGCCTGGCTGTTTTTAACCTTATTAGCAAGGGGCAGGGGCACGGCTGTATGCCTTTAGCCTTCTGCCCTGGCTCGTCTAGtagggaaaaaaaatgataagttgGTAAGTGGTAGATGAGAGGGAATTTCTTCATACGCCTCAAAAAAACTCCACCTACACCCCCTTTCATTAGCGAAAAATGCCTTTGAGGGTGGTGGTAGAAATTTTTTGGTTGCAAGAAGTTTTAACCCAAACGAGATCAATATTCCCTGACTTCTGCATTATTAACATGACATTATAAGTAACTGAACTAATATgacaattatgttaaaaaataattaacatcacTATATATAactctaaaatttataatttatatttaatacacatataagttttcataataaatttaaattttgtaattgagcAAAGAGCCTGAGCTAAAAGAGATTTGGTACCCATGCAAAGAGCTTTTAATTAAGcaattgaaaaagcaaatttAGACCTTAAAGAACTAAACTGTGCACTAACGGAAGGCCAAATGAAATAATACTTTCTCAATTTGAAGTCTCCTTTTCTATACCAAACTTTTTCAAGAATAAATAATTCCATAAAAAAGTTATCATTGATTGGCAAGAATCAGTTACTTACATTAGAAACATTACATTAGTAAACCAACTAAACAAAGTTCCAGTAAATTTACTAACTGTTCATGTTTCATGCAAAGCATCCCTTCCCTCTCGGGGCAAAATGATAACTACGAATCAAATCAAACTCAAAAGTTGGGTCCAAAAAAATTTTGTTCCCAATTTATGCCATTATCAAACATATGTTTTTGCTAACAATACATTGCTGATGAAGGGCTGTCTAAATCTCCTTTAAGTTACCACATATCAACTTTCACCAATTTACAGGCACAACGCAACATCTCAAAATCTAACACACTAAATCCGAAAAGAATAAATGAAATCAATAAACCCTGTtttccaattttcattttacttttgtaCTACAGTTACCAACACCAACTCACATTTACCACAAAACCTagccatcaaaatcaaacaacacAGCAACATTGATTTGACCACAATAAATTATCACTCCAGTAAATCACTTCGGCTTCTCTATTCACAATAAGTGCGGAGAGAAAGCAGTGTATCTTTTGGTGTTTAACTTACGAAGAAAGAATgatctttttatatttctccATTTACAATTTAACAACCATGGTACAACTGCTAAAGCTTCCAGACCAACTGAAAACGTATTCATATCAGCTTCCATGTTCTGCAACCAAATTACCCAATCCATAGGTAGTGTTTGGCCCGTCATTTTTTTAGGCTTTACTTCTCCTTTTAAGGAGAAAATAGGCCAAACATTAGTTTACAAAagctcttaaaataaaaaggagcTTATTTATAACAgggggaaaaaattaaaaaaaaagaaaaagagcttGAACAGATACTTTCACTATCTTTTATATAACTTCTCAGTAGCTTATTACCAAAGGCCTCTCTTTGATCCCTGAACTTTGgctttttaaaagattttctcTTAATTGGtaaaagaaaagcttttctttaaattattaacaaaaaaggTCTCTTTGCGCCTGAGTGACTTCCAGCAAAATCGGGTCATGCACCAATTTATCCTCCCTTAATTAGTTAATTGTGTCATTAATATCCAATATATCCTCCATTGAGTGCAAGTAATTGCTcatcaagtaatttaaaatgaacttttaagttttaaaaaataaaattaacaacttTCACTTTCTATTTTAAGTTCTTACGTTTagctttaaattaaaattagcttTTAAGTAGAAAAAAGTTGGGCCAAACATACCCTTCTTCATACATGGAATACCGGAACAACTCAGCCCTGGACTAAATTTTACTGGAACCAGGTATCTTCCGCACTCTCCTTTCCCTCATCTTACTTCTCACAAGGGAAACATCTATCCATCGCTCTGCTGCTGCATAGATGTCGGACAACAGCACATAATTAGCTGCATTTAGAGGCTCAAGCTCAAAAAGTCGATTAGCAACAATCTCTCCCAACTCTGAATCACCGTATAGTTTACATGCCCCAAGAAGTGCACCCCAGGCTCCAGCATGAGGCTCCCAGGggattaattttataagttcATAAGCATCCCTTATGTGCCCTGACCGGCTTAGAAGATCCACCATACATGCATAGTGATCAGGCAATGGACTAATGCAGTATTTTTGCTTCATGGACTGGAAGTAGTTCCGTCCCTCATCAACAAGCCCAGCACGACTACAAGCTGTGAGGATGACTGTGAAGGCCACCTCATCCGGAGTTAGCCCTTCCATCAGCATCCTGTTAAACAGATTCACGGCCTCTTCACCGCGTCCATGAATTGACAACCCTTGTATCATCGAACAATACAAGACTACATCTCGCCTAGGTTTTTCATCAAACAATTTCAACGCCCTTTCCATGTTTCCACACTTTGCATTCATATCCAAAAGCGCTGCAATTACATGGTCCTGCTGAAGATCAATACAGATCTTGCTTACATAAGAATCAACCCACTGAGCAAGTTCTAAATGACCCAACTGTGCGGAAGCCGACATCAAGCTAACCAATATAAACTCATCAGGCTTCACATTCATCAATTCCATCTCGAGAAACACTCGCAACGCCTGATTAGGCAGCCCATTCTGGACATAACCTGATATCAAAGCAGACCAAGCAACAACATCCTTCTCCAGAGAACAATCAAACAAGAACCTCGCCGCCGCCATGTCACCAGCCTTGGCATACCCATCAATCATGGTGGTGAAAGAAACAACATTCTTCTCAGGCATTGCGTCAAACACGCCTCTAGCACCGCTCAAATCCCCCATTTTCACAAAGCCCTGCAACATTGAGTTCCAAGAAGCCACATTTCTGTGAGGCATCTCATCAAACAGCTTCCTGGCCTCAACAACATCCCCAACAGCAACGTACCCAACAAGCATAGCAGTCCAGGAAACCACATTCCTGTCAGACATTCCATCAAACACCTTACGAGCATCAGCAATCTCCCCGCACTTCCCATACATGTCGATCAAACTGGTGCCCACGTAGAGATCCTGGTCGACGCCGCACCGGAACGCGGAGCCATGAAGCGATTTTCCCTCCCTTGCCTTGCACGTGCCGGAACAGGCCTTAATGACAGAAGGGTAGGTGAAGCTATCGGGGAGTGCCCCATGTGCCTTCATGCGAGCGAAGGCGGAGAGGGTGTGGGAAAAGAGATTCTTTTGGCAGTGGGATTTGATGAGAGTGTTCCAGAGGACGGTGGAAGGGGCGAGAACGCGGTGGAAGACGGAGGAGGCGTAGGAGAGAGTGGAGAGGAGGGTGTGCGCGCGGGAAATGAAGAGGAAAACGAGGAAGTGGTCTTGCTCGAGGCCGCGATGGATGATGCACGCGTGCACTTGTTCGAGGTGTTCACGTTTCTTGCAGGCTTTGAGGAGGGTGGTGATGCTTGCAGCTGAATGAAGACGGAAAGGAGAGGAGTGAGAGATTGAACGCATGGAAGTGGAAGTTGGAATGGGAATGACAGGGAAAGCCTGCATTTGCATTCCCGCAGTAGCTTTTGAGACCAAAATGGACATTTTAACTCACTTTTCGATGAAATCAACCatctcactcttttttttcttcaaaattgaacggactcaaaatatataatatttaattaaaaaattatatgttaaattGTTGGTTGATGAACTATAATCAGGGTAGAGAATTAAGTTGAAAATGATTGGATAATTATATGTTATGTTAATTGTCTGATCAATCGTTAGCATTTAGATTGGATAGATTTAATCTTATCCAAAGTACAAA is a genomic window containing:
- the LOC100795649 gene encoding putative pentatricopeptide repeat-containing protein At5g37570 produces the protein MSILVSKATAGMQMQAFPVIPIPTSTSMRSISHSSPFRLHSAASITTLLKACKKREHLEQVHACIIHRGLEQDHFLVFLFISRAHTLLSTLSYASSVFHRVLAPSTVLWNTLIKSHCQKNLFSHTLSAFARMKAHGALPDSFTYPSVIKACSGTCKAREGKSLHGSAFRCGVDQDLYVGTSLIDMYGKCGEIADARKVFDGMSDRNVVSWTAMLVGYVAVGDVVEARKLFDEMPHRNVASWNSMLQGFVKMGDLSGARGVFDAMPEKNVVSFTTMIDGYAKAGDMAAARFLFDCSLEKDVVAWSALISGYVQNGLPNQALRVFLEMELMNVKPDEFILVSLMSASAQLGHLELAQWVDSYVSKICIDLQQDHVIAALLDMNAKCGNMERALKLFDEKPRRDVVLYCSMIQGLSIHGRGEEAVNLFNRMLMEGLTPDEVAFTVILTACSRAGLVDEGRNYFQSMKQKYCISPLPDHYACMVDLLSRSGHIRDAYELIKLIPWEPHAGAWGALLGACKLYGDSELGEIVANRLFELEPLNAANYVLLSDIYAAAERWIDVSLVRSKMRERRVRKIPGSSKI
- the LOC100795114 gene encoding FAD synthase isoform X2, which gives rise to MEIDKAIRECDDRRLQTKYNNATYVVQRALALYSIEEVAFSFNGGKDSTVLLHILRAGYFLHKKGQNSVNGDLKDFPIRTIYFESPCAFPEINSFTYDTAAIYGLQIDTISLDFKSGLEALLKEKPIRAIFLGVRIGDPTAVGQEQFSPSSPGWPPFMRLNPILDWSYRDVWAFLLTCKVNYCSLYDQGYTSIGSIYDTVPNSLLCISNSSNKFKPAYLLADGRLERAGRAKRPSTSTGGQIPAESNGLTSQDSYKNSMLTASIIAVGDEILFGNLEDLLGPYLCRKLHSIGWSVLQHSAVHNNIDSVAEEVERQKSKSDMVFIYGGVGPLHSDVTIAGIAKAFGVRLAPDEEFEEYLRHIIGDQCTGDRNEMAQLPEGITELWHHDKLSVPLIKCENVIILSATNVPEMEKQWDCWIELAKSSDLLALLEPYVSKHVTTSLSDVEIAQPLSKLCLEFPDLYIGCYRNARYGSLIVSFKGKDLTRIESAIKALQKKFQPSAFIETK
- the LOC100795114 gene encoding FAD synthase isoform X1 — its product is MFAFRLTTLNSLSFRNPFCSDSVFRLLRLFNMEIDKAIRECDDRRLQTKYNNATYVVQRALALYSIEEVAFSFNGGKDSTVLLHILRAGYFLHKKGQNSVNGDLKDFPIRTIYFESPCAFPEINSFTYDTAAIYGLQIDTISLDFKSGLEALLKEKPIRAIFLGVRIGDPTAVGQEQFSPSSPGWPPFMRLNPILDWSYRDVWAFLLTCKVNYCSLYDQGYTSIGSIYDTVPNSLLCISNSSNKFKPAYLLADGRLERAGRAKRPSTSTGGQIPAESNGLTSQDSYKNSMLTASIIAVGDEILFGNLEDLLGPYLCRKLHSIGWSVLQHSAVHNNIDSVAEEVERQKSKSDMVFIYGGVGPLHSDVTIAGIAKAFGVRLAPDEEFEEYLRHIIGDQCTGDRNEMAQLPEGITELWHHDKLSVPLIKCENVIILSATNVPEMEKQWDCWIELAKSSDLLALLEPYVSKHVTTSLSDVEIAQPLSKLCLEFPDLYIGCYRNARYGSLIVSFKGKDLTRIESAIKALQKKFQPSAFIETK